The following are from one region of the Paenalkalicoccus suaedae genome:
- the jag gene encoding RNA-binding cell elongation regulator Jag/EloR, with translation MNKVTVSGKTVEEAIELGLKKLDATKDSVTIDVIEEAQKGFLGLIGGKPAVVELRLKPDPVKEALVFLRETIDKMGVAASVATEKRQEGIYFLISGTDIGVLIGKRGQTLDSLQYLVNLVANKHSENYVRIYLDAEGYRERRKQTLIELAERVANKAARTKREVHLEPMSAHERKIIHSALQNVQGIETRSDGREPHRRIVVIPK, from the coding sequence GTGAATAAAGTGACTGTTTCTGGTAAGACGGTAGAAGAAGCAATTGAACTAGGTCTTAAAAAGCTTGATGCGACAAAAGATTCTGTCACCATTGACGTTATTGAAGAAGCTCAAAAAGGATTTTTAGGCTTAATCGGTGGAAAGCCAGCAGTTGTCGAGCTCCGCCTGAAACCTGATCCAGTAAAAGAGGCACTAGTCTTTTTGCGGGAAACCATTGATAAAATGGGCGTTGCCGCGAGTGTTGCTACAGAAAAAAGACAAGAAGGGATTTACTTTTTAATCTCAGGTACAGATATCGGCGTTTTAATTGGTAAACGAGGTCAGACACTCGATTCTCTCCAATATCTTGTTAATCTTGTAGCAAATAAACACTCAGAGAACTATGTGCGTATTTACTTGGATGCGGAGGGCTATCGTGAGAGACGTAAGCAGACATTGATTGAGCTTGCTGAACGAGTAGCCAATAAAGCGGCTCGTACAAAGCGTGAGGTTCATCTTGAACCTATGAGCGCGCATGAGCGGAAGATCATTCATTCTGCGTTACAAAACGTACAAGGCATTGAGACACGCTCTGATGGTCGCGAACCACATCGACGCATCGTCGTCATACCAAAATAA
- the spoIIIJ gene encoding YidC family membrane integrase SpoIIIJ: protein MGKKLSLAALLVGFMLLMTGCFNIDEPIRAENTGIWDPFFVYPLSWLMTTIADALNNSYGLAIIIVTILLRILILPLMIKQTKSTKAMQALQPHMAELREKYSAKDQQTQQKLQQEMMQLFQKHNVNPLAGCLPILVQMPILIAFYHAIIRTPQINPDVDPTYTGAAQEFLWFELGSADPFFILPLVAGATTYIQQKMMMVQDNPQMRILLYLMPIMIIAFAAFFPAALALYWVIGNLFMIAQTYFITGPNVGKSREEAKAGGAKS from the coding sequence GTGGGAAAGAAACTTAGTTTAGCAGCATTGCTTGTCGGCTTCATGCTGCTTATGACAGGGTGTTTTAACATCGATGAGCCGATCCGTGCAGAGAATACAGGGATTTGGGATCCGTTTTTCGTTTATCCACTTTCGTGGTTAATGACAACGATCGCAGATGCATTAAACAACAGCTATGGACTTGCGATTATTATCGTAACAATTTTACTTCGTATTCTCATTTTGCCACTTATGATCAAGCAAACAAAGTCAACAAAGGCTATGCAGGCTCTTCAGCCACACATGGCAGAGCTTCGTGAGAAATACAGTGCAAAGGATCAGCAAACTCAGCAAAAGCTACAGCAGGAAATGATGCAACTGTTCCAAAAGCATAACGTAAATCCGCTTGCTGGGTGTTTACCAATCCTTGTACAAATGCCAATCTTAATTGCGTTTTATCACGCAATCATCCGTACACCACAGATCAATCCAGACGTTGATCCTACGTATACAGGTGCAGCACAAGAATTTCTATGGTTTGAGCTCGGTTCAGCGGATCCATTCTTTATTTTGCCGTTAGTTGCTGGAGCTACAACGTACATTCAGCAAAAGATGATGATGGTACAAGATAATCCGCAAATGCGCATTCTCCTTTACCTCATGCCTATCATGATTATTGCCTTTGCAGCATTCTTCCCAGCGGCACTTGCGCTATACTGGGTTATCGGTAACTTATTTATGATCGCACAGACATATTTCATTACTGGACCAAATGTAGGAAAAAGCCGTGAAGAGGCGAAAGCGGGAGGAGCGAAAAGCTAG